TGTTCTGGATGGCTCTCCCACTGGCTTTGACCGCCGCCTGCGGTGATGGTACGGTCAGCTCGGATCTTGATGCCTCACGCGCCCAGGGCGTTATCATTCGTCGTGATGTCGGTCATATGCCGGCCGATATTCAGGATACTGTTGATCTCTATCGTAAGGATCTGGGCGGCGTGAACAACGTCGGCGCGGCAGGAACCCAGCCCCAGGGCCATCGTGAAATCAACTGGGATGGAGTGCCCGCCGCTCAATCGGCGCCGAATCTTTTCCCTGGTGATTTTTTCAAGGCCCGCGGAATCCTGATCAGCGCCCCCTGCGATCAGCTGCAGGTCAGCGCCAAGGTCGGTGAAGCCGACGTGGAATTCGGCAATCTCAATCGTCTTCTGCCGAAACTCTTCCGCACCTTCAGTCCTGAGAAACTGTTCGCGCCGCTCGGCAGCACGACTCTGGAAATGACCTTCACCGTGCCGGGCAGCCTTGAACCCGCGACTGTGACAAGCTTTGGTTCGGTCTTCACGGACGTCGATCTGCAGAATGTTTCGAAGATTGAATACTTTGATCAAAAAGGCAAAATCATCCTGACCGTGCCTGTGGATGCAGCCGGTAACGGCAACGAAAGCCTGTCTTTTGTCGGCGTGAAGTTCACCGATGGTCGCCGCATTGCGAAGGTGCGTATCACCAACGGCAACGTCGCCCTCGGGAGTTATGCAGGCGAAGCGCAGTGGAAGGATGCAGTCGCCGTCGATGATTTCCTCTACGGCGAACCTGCGAAACTGCAGAGCTGGTGAATCAGCCTGTATTCCTAAGGCCACCGGCGATGGCGTTGATGGTCAAGAGCAGCGCCTCCAGACTGGTGTCACGCTCCGGGCTGTGTTCCGGCAGCTTGCGCCAGGTCCTCAGCTGGTCGATCTGCAGTCGATGCAGAAGGGCCAGACTCGATTCCCGGAGCTGCACGGTTTTCACAACGTGCGGACGCCGGGATTCGACAGTGCCCCCGAAGATATCTATAAGCTGCTGCCGGGTCCGCCGGAACTCGCTCAGGATGGGTTCCATAAAGCGGTCCCGCAGCCCTTTGTCATCGATGAGCTGCGCATAGTCATTCATCAAGGATTCACTGGCCGAGGCCACTGTGGTCTCGACATTATAAAGCACGTACTTGAGCAGCTTCAGATTCGGCAGGCTCTGCTTCAGCCTTTGGAAATCCTCGGGCCTTTGTTTTTGCAAGGCTTCCAGCGCGGTCCCGACTCCATACCAGCTCGGCAGATAAAAACGGGCCTGAGTCCAGGCAAAAACCCAGGGAATGGCCCGCAGATCTTCAAGGCTCGCCTGGCCTGTGCGTTTGGGAGGACGACTGCCGATGCGGGAATGCTCCAGCGCATCTATAGGCGTGACCTGGCGGAAGAAGCTCACAAAATCCGGCTGCGTGATGAGGCTGTGATAGGTCTCGCGGCTGCGGCCCGAAAGTTCCTGCATCGCTTCCATGAACCAGGGATCCTCGTCCGGGCGTTTGCGGCTTTGCAGCGTTTCCGCGGTCAGGCTCGCCTGCATCAGCTCCACATTGTAAACCGCTGTGGCCTGGTTCGCATACTTGCGGGCAATGGTTTCCCCCTGCTCGGTCAGGCGCAGCGTTCCATTCAAAGCGCCCTTGGGAAGCGCCTGCAAAAAGCGATGAACAGGTCCGGCTCCACGGCTCACCGTTCCTCCGCGACCGTGGAAGAAAATAATATCGACGCCGTATTTCGCACCGAGCGCGGCCATTTCTTTTTGGGCCAGATAAAGATGCCACTGACTGGCAAGGATGCCGCCGTCCTTGCAGCTATCACTGTAGCCGATCATCACCTGCTGCTGCGGGCGCTTCAGGCCATGAATCGCCGCCTGCTTTTTCAGACTGCTCTGGGTGATGGGATGAGCCAGGAACTCGTCCATGATGCTCGCGCTATCGATCAGATCGTCGATGGTCTCAAAGAGAGGAACCACCGGGATCGGACAGACCAGCTGGCCGTCCTCGACCTTCCCGATACCGGATTCCCGCATCAGAAGATAGATGGTGAAAAGATCATCCGCGGAATGCGTCATGCTCACGATGAAGGAACCGATCCCTTCGTACCCGTATTTGCGGGTATGATCCTCGACCACGCGGTAGCAACTCAAAACAGCTTCGGCCTGGTCTGCAAATTGCTGCTGGGGGAGCGAGAAGGGGCGCACCACGCTCAGTTCGCGATGAATGAAGGCCTTCTTGTCTTCAC
This genomic stretch from Oligoflexus sp. harbors:
- a CDS encoding phosphoenolpyruvate carboxylase, translating into RNMMHYLRNVFPQLLPWLDHRFETAWQQAGFKAPLDFMKKHYPGFDIGTWVGGDRDGHPLVTAEITQRALQDLRLNALIVLRHKLTDLVKKASLSDQMQTPPPVLSERLVFYEKNYPEAYAEALRSNRGESWRVLGNIMIARLPIQVVRDHATQLDDRASCYQTPRELMEDFAVLRDGFEAIRAQRLAQTELKNAVRTLQTFGFHSARLDIRQNSRFHDEAMSALLQAAGVDKGAQYPQWSREDKKAFIHRELSVVRPFSLPQQQFADQAEAVLSCYRVVEDHTRKYGYEGIGSFIVSMTHSADDLFTIYLLMRESGIGKVEDGQLVCPIPVVPLFETIDDLIDSASIMDEFLAHPITQSSLKKQAAIHGLKRPQQQVMIGYSDSCKDGGILASQWHLYLAQKEMAALGAKYGVDIIFFHGRGGTVSRGAGPVHRFLQALPKGALNGTLRLTEQGETIARKYANQATAVYNVELMQASLTAETLQSRKRPDEDPWFMEAMQELSGRSRETYHSLITQPDFVSFFRQVTPIDALEHSRIGSRPPKRTGQASLEDLRAIPWVFAWTQARFYLPSWYGVGTALEALQKQRPEDFQRLKQSLPNLKLLKYVLYNVETTVASASESLMNDYAQLIDDKGLRDRFMEPILSEFRRTRQQLIDIFGGTVESRRPHVVKTVQLRESSLALLHRLQIDQLRTWRKLPEHSPERDTSLEALLLTINAIAGGLRNTG